In Acidiferrobacterales bacterium, a single genomic region encodes these proteins:
- a CDS encoding SPOR domain-containing protein: TEVVQSSEPAEPVQSTEVVQSSEPAEPVQSTEVAQPAELALFVQVAAFSKVDNAQRKRNEISKALFPARVLTDRNGLNLVLVGPYLTESEAKKAQSDLNSTLQIAESFLKFVEVEPARVVTSEPTSDAIAQKSADAAASSDEKPAMSDGWYVRVGSYKNLGNAKTSSLRVQKLQLPTAITKEHDFNVLMAGPFQDKQTAENAKDTVSKALDVKDAYLVRVGS, encoded by the coding sequence CTACCGAAGTCGTCCAGTCTTCTGAGCCCGCCGAGCCTGTCCAATCTACCGAAGTCGTCCAGTCTTCTGAGCCCGCCGAGCCTGTCCAATCTACCGAAGTAGCCCAGCCTGCCGAACTCGCATTGTTCGTTCAGGTTGCCGCTTTCTCAAAAGTTGACAACGCACAGCGTAAACGAAATGAGATTTCAAAAGCTCTGTTTCCGGCGCGCGTTCTCACGGACCGTAACGGGTTGAATCTCGTCCTTGTCGGCCCTTACCTGACTGAGTCAGAAGCAAAGAAAGCTCAGTCTGACCTTAATTCAACGTTGCAGATTGCGGAAAGTTTCCTTAAGTTTGTCGAAGTCGAGCCGGCCCGGGTGGTGACCAGCGAGCCCACTTCCGATGCGATCGCGCAAAAATCGGCAGACGCGGCAGCATCGTCTGACGAAAAACCCGCGATGTCGGACGGTTGGTATGTGCGAGTCGGTTCATATAAGAATCTGGGCAATGCGAAAACAAGCAGTTTGCGGGTGCAAAAATTGCAGTTGCCGACTGCCATCACCAAGGAACATGACTTCAACGTGCTCATGGCAGGCCCGTTTCAGGATAAACAGACCGCCGAGAACGCGAAGGATACAGTATCGAAGGCATTGGACGTGAAGGACGCGTATCTTGTCAGGGTCGGGTCGTAG
- a CDS encoding CvpA family protein, with amino-acid sequence MSSLIIDIGLVVVVLLSFLIGAFRGFLRSFLSVVSWVVAAWVTWKFGAWAVLLLEGWNVTPIVQVIVARLGVFFVVLFVMSVIGHLVAASVSSDGIASVDRTLGAAFGIVRGLVIVVLLAVAFAYLLGTDQPLWEDSILLPAIEPFAKIVQQLISDVSEV; translated from the coding sequence TTGTCTTCATTAATTATCGACATCGGATTGGTTGTCGTAGTATTGCTGTCGTTCTTGATCGGAGCATTCCGTGGTTTCTTACGATCATTTCTATCGGTGGTGTCGTGGGTAGTGGCGGCTTGGGTGACATGGAAATTCGGCGCGTGGGCGGTTCTGCTGCTGGAAGGTTGGAATGTGACACCGATCGTGCAGGTAATTGTTGCACGTCTCGGCGTATTCTTCGTTGTTTTGTTCGTGATGTCGGTCATCGGTCACCTCGTGGCCGCATCGGTCAGCTCTGACGGAATTGCAAGTGTGGACAGGACACTGGGTGCGGCATTCGGCATAGTCCGGGGTCTTGTCATTGTTGTGCTCCTGGCTGTTGCATTCGCCTATCTCTTGGGGACGGATCAGCCGCTGTGGGAGGATTCGATTCTGTTGCCAGCCATTGAACCATTTGCGAAAATCGTTCAACAGCTCATCTCTGACGTCAGTGAGGTATGA
- a CDS encoding bifunctional folylpolyglutamate synthase/dihydrofolate synthase, whose product MQQTEYPDGRENTVVNLPLKSNAELDAWIQHIQLLHYRTMDLTLDRVGTVIDRITSGSIGFKVISVAGTNGKGSVATMLESIFRHAGYRTGLYTSPHLVHFSERFVVDGRVISNTALLEEFRRVEEKRGSVPLTFFEYGTAIAIDYFMRESVDVAILEVGLGGRKDAVNTLEADIACITSIGIDHEKWLGNTREQIGYEKAGILRSDQLAVCTDTDLPESIRKVAADLSLDLLLNGEDFDVDPDTATWNLRFAANRRESDIFDLPYPYIAGRCQRDNAAGAATVAVMARKFFDIPDESIRLGLQNARLEGRLQVVQHNPQVLLDVAHNIESVNELKRYLSSNPVAGREIALMSVLSEKPIEVMADCIRSSIDEWHLCGIHDERGITARKLFRRVHPVLGDDVAIHLHFDVSQAFAAAIASAGRADRVLVFGSFLTVGEIIDRYRGNSEL is encoded by the coding sequence ATGCAACAGACAGAATATCCGGACGGTCGCGAAAACACCGTCGTAAATCTGCCGTTGAAGTCCAACGCTGAACTGGACGCGTGGATACAGCATATTCAGCTGCTGCACTACCGAACGATGGATTTAACCTTGGACAGGGTAGGGACGGTGATTGATCGAATCACATCGGGTTCGATTGGATTCAAGGTGATCAGTGTTGCAGGTACCAACGGGAAGGGTTCGGTTGCGACGATGCTCGAATCGATCTTTCGACACGCAGGCTATCGGACGGGGCTTTACACATCGCCCCATCTGGTGCATTTCAGCGAACGGTTTGTCGTTGACGGTCGCGTCATCTCGAATACCGCGTTGCTGGAGGAATTCAGACGCGTGGAAGAAAAACGCGGGAGTGTTCCTCTGACGTTTTTCGAGTACGGCACTGCGATTGCGATCGATTACTTCATGAGAGAATCGGTTGATGTCGCTATCTTGGAGGTCGGGCTGGGAGGTCGCAAGGATGCGGTGAATACGCTTGAGGCCGATATAGCATGTATCACATCCATTGGTATCGATCACGAGAAGTGGTTGGGCAACACCCGCGAGCAAATTGGATATGAGAAGGCTGGCATCTTGCGCAGCGATCAGTTGGCAGTCTGCACTGACACGGACCTGCCCGAATCCATACGCAAGGTCGCGGCTGACCTGTCGCTCGACTTATTGCTGAACGGTGAGGATTTTGATGTTGACCCGGATACCGCGACATGGAACTTGCGATTTGCTGCAAATCGCCGCGAGTCCGATATCTTCGATTTGCCCTATCCGTATATAGCCGGTCGATGTCAGCGCGATAACGCGGCTGGCGCAGCCACTGTGGCGGTCATGGCGCGTAAGTTTTTCGATATTCCGGATGAGTCAATCCGTCTGGGTCTTCAAAATGCGAGACTCGAAGGTCGCTTGCAGGTTGTCCAGCACAATCCGCAGGTCCTTTTGGATGTCGCGCACAACATTGAATCTGTCAATGAGTTGAAAAGATACCTGAGCAGCAATCCGGTCGCGGGACGCGAGATCGCCCTGATGTCGGTGCTGTCAGAAAAGCCGATAGAGGTCATGGCTGACTGCATCAGGTCGTCAATTGATGAATGGCACCTTTGTGGAATTCACGACGAACGCGGAATTACAGCAAGAAAACTGTTTCGCAGGGTACACCCTGTATTGGGTGACGATGTCGCTATTCATCTGCACTTTGATGTCAGTCAGGCTTTTGCAGCAGCAATCGCATCGGCGGGCCGCGCTGACAGGGTCTTGGTGTTTGGATCTTTTCTTACGGTCGGTGAGATAATTGACAGGTATCGAGGAAATTCTGAGTTATGA